TTTCCTTGGCTGTGTTTGATCAGGTCACACCCGAACCACCCTTGGAAATCATCCGCTCGTGCGCGTCGATGGGGCGAGAATGGCAACCTGAAGTCGTGGTAGGCTTGGGTGGTGGCAGCGCCTTGGACACGGCCAAGCTAACCGCATTGCTTTTAGCCCACGGCGGGGACCCGTTGGATTACACCGGCGATAGCCGGGTGCCGGGTCCGATTCGCCCCGTGATTGCCATCCCTACGACGGCGGGTACAGGTTCCGAGGTATCCGCCGCCGCCGTTTTTACGGACACAAGCCGCCAGATCAAGGTTTCTTGCCTCAGTCCCTACTTGCGGCCCGCCGTGGCTTTAGTGGATCCGCTGCTGACAGTCTCTTGCCCTGCGAAGGTGACGGCGGATTCCGGGATCGATGCTCTCACGCATGCCATTGAAGCCTACTGTGCCGTAGATAACGACAACTTCCCCCTACCACCGGGAGAAGTTTCTGTGTACCAAGGGAAAAACCCCATGGCGGACTTGTTTGCGGCGGAAGCGATTCGTCTGATTGGCCGTTATCTGATGGCGGCTGTTGCTCATGGGGAGGATTTACAAGCCCGTGAAGGGATGGCCCTGGCAGCGACCTTGGCGGGACTGGCCTTTTCCAATGCGGGTGTGGCCTTGGTCCATGCTATGGAATATCCTGTGGGCGGAGCGGTCCATATCTCCCACGGGGCCGGTAACGGCTTACTGCTTCCGTATGTCTTGCGCTACAATCTGCCGGTTCGCCTGCGGGAAATCGCTCAGATCGGAGCGTGGTTATCCGGTATTCCCCTGTCCGAATCTCTGCCTTTAGGGGAAGCCGCAGAGCAGGCTATTGAGTCGAT
This genomic interval from Thermogemmata fonticola contains the following:
- a CDS encoding iron-containing alcohol dehydrogenase; the encoded protein is MRSWTFASAGTVFFGRGVVGERFAEAFGRLGARRALLVTDAGVIRAGLAETVQQAAKAAGISLAVFDQVTPEPPLEIIRSCASMGREWQPEVVVGLGGGSALDTAKLTALLLAHGGDPLDYTGDSRVPGPIRPVIAIPTTAGTGSEVSAAAVFTDTSRQIKVSCLSPYLRPAVALVDPLLTVSCPAKVTADSGIDALTHAIEAYCAVDNDNFPLPPGEVSVYQGKNPMADLFAAEAIRLIGRYLMAAVAHGEDLQAREGMALAATLAGLAFSNAGVALVHAMEYPVGGAVHISHGAGNGLLLPYVLRYNLPVRLREIAQIGAWLSGIPLSESLPLGEAAEQAIESIAQLRARIGIPLRLRDVGVQADMLPAFAEKAFAITRLLRVNPRRPASAEEILAIYQAAY